The genome window ATAACGCACAAATGTAGCACTTTCTGGCTAGTCGAATTTTTGAAGACTTAAAACCGGCTTTTCAAAGCTTCATGAAACGATTAAAAAGCATGTAATTTCAGGATGTTGGGAAATAGCGTTAAGCGCGTTTTGGTTCGTAATGGAGCACAACAATGCCGCAGTCAAAGGCAATGGATTTAATTAGGGTCAATCCCTGCTGGTGGTCTAATTGGTTGAAAATAGCCATCCCGTTGCCAATCGCCGTGGGGTTGATTAGAAGATGAAACTCGTCAATCAAGCCGTGCTGAATGAGGGCCGACACGAACGTGGCACCGCCGTAAACGATAATGTCTTTGCCGTCCTGATTTTTCAGTTTATTGATTTCATCAGCCAGATCACCTTTGGCCAGAACCGTATTTGCCCAATCAGATTTATCGAGCGTTTTGGTGAAAACAACTTTGTGGGTATTCGTAAATTTCTGGCCTGCTGAATATTCCGGGTTCTCAGGATTTGCGGCCACGGAACCCCAGTAGGGAATGAACCCTTCGGCCAGCTTTCGGCCCAGGACGATGCAATCAACCGGTTCTGTTAAGTCACCAACGTATTGTTTTAATCGATCATCCCAATCCCAGACCGCCCAATCCATTTCGCCGTTCGGGCCCCCGATGTATCCATCAAGGGTCATTTGTACTTGCAGTTTTAATTTTCGCATGGTCGTTTTGTTTTTTTACAAAATTAGTCTGTGCCGATTAAAGGAGTGGGTTGTTAATGCGCCTTTGAAGGGGGTGAATTACGACAAATAAAGTCTTTCCGTTCGTGCGTGGCAGTATCCGTTCAGGCTAGTTTACTAAAATTGCTGGATCAGTAAATACGGATAGTTTAATTAGCTACATTTAGTGAGCCATAGCAAAGCCAAATCAGTGGGTAAAAGCACTGTACCAAGCAGAGGCTCAGCTTGGCTCTAGTAGCCGATTATTCTTAAACCTCATGAAACCAAATCAAAGCCGTCGTCATTTTCTGGGAGCCTCCGCCGCGTTGGTGGCTGGTGCCGTCCTGGGTCCCAACAAGCTTTGGGGCGCTCCTGCCCTGATCCGAAACTTAAACAAGCCAAATTCCCTGATTAACGGGGTGCAGATCGGCGTAATTACGTATTCGTACCGGGATATGCCCGACCAGAGCGCGGAAGCCACCTTAAAGTATGTGCTCGACAGTGGTATCAGCGCCATTGAGCTCATGGGCACTCCCGTCGAATCGTTCGCGGGGGCACCTAAAAACACGGTTGACATGCGGAGCATGTACCCACTCATGCGCAAACGCCGCGAAAACCAAACGCTGACCGAGGATGAGCAAAAAACACTGGCTGAAGCCGAAACCAAGCTGAAAGCGTACCGGACCGAAATGGCCAACTGGCGGCAAAAGGTGCCTATGGCAAAATTTGAGCAGGTACGGAAGATGTATAACCAGGCGGGTGTAAGCATTTACGGTTTTAAGCCCGATGCGTTCGGTATGCAGAATTCTGATGCCGAAATAGATTATGGTATGCGTGCAGCTAAGACCTTGGGAGCCAACCAGATAACGCTCGAACACCCGGTCAACGAAGCCCATACGCTTAAACTAGGTCAGATGGCGCAGAAACACGGCATTCGGGTGGGTTATCATGGGCATGAACAGCAAACCCCCACGTTCTGGGATGCGGCGCTGGCTCAATCGCCGGGCAACGCTCTGAATTTTGATTTAGGGCACTACATCGCTGCCGGGCAGCCCGACCCGCTGAATCTGGTTCAGCAAAAACACGACCGCATTGCCAGTATGCACATCAAAGACCGGCAGGCTCCGACGCACGGCAAAGGGAATTTGCCCTGGGGCCAGGGCGATACGCCACTGAAGGAAGTACTGGGCTTGATGCGCGAAAAAAGATACCAGTTTCCGGCTACTATCGAGTTGGAATACCAGGTTCCCCAAGGATCAACATCGGTAGCGGAAGTGAGCAAGTGCTTCGAGTTCTGTCGGAAGATTTTGAGTTAATCATCTGAAAAGATAGGAGAAATAACGCGGGCTACGTCGGGTCAAAGCAGGTGCAATCGCCAGTTACCCGCCGTCGCTCGTTTTTCTGCTTAATAGACAGGAAACAAACAAAAGTATTCGCGAGGGAATACGAAAACTTTAGCCAATAGTGGACAGTTGATCATACAGAATTACTTTTGCCTCGCGCAAAGAATTATCAACTGTTCACTAATATCTCCAAAATGGCTCTGAAAACAACCGTCAAGATTAGCAACGTTACGAACCTCAGTGATGCCCGGTATTGCGCCGGAATGGGGGTAGACCTGTTAGGCTTTTCCATGGACGAAGATTCCGAACAATACATCGAGCCGAAAAAATTTGAAGAAATTCGGTCCTGGGTGGCGGGCGTGCAAATCATCGGCGAAACAGCGGTAACGGATCCGGAGACGCTTGATGCGCTGCTGGAAACCTACCAGCCAGACGGCGTGCAGGTCGAAGAGGCTTCGCTGGTGCCCTATGTCGCTTCCTTTAATTTGCCCGTCATCCTGAAACTGGATCTGGCCCTGCTGACCCTGGACCAGATGGAAGCGCTGCTGACGGCGAATTACGCAGGGCTGACTTATATTTTACTGGAAAGTAAAGCGGCGTTCAACCTGGACGAAGAACTTAAAACGGCTCTGCAGCGGCTTGCCGACCGGTATTCCTTGTTACTAGGCACGGGGGTTACGGCCGAAAATATTCATGACCTGCTGACTGATATGCCCATTAAAGGCATTGCGTTGACCGGTGGGCAAGAGGATCGCCCCGGCTACCGTGAATTTGGTGAACTCATGGATATTCTGGAAATACTGGAGGAAGATTAACCAGCCTTTCAAGCTTATTTATGGCTTGGTTAAACACAGTAGTTGGTAATACCAACTATCCAGCAAAAACCCCTCTTCATCCTGTCCGGCATCCATTCTTATAACTCACCTTGAGAACAAGGCCGGATAGGGCTACGTTTACATCGTCAAAACAACAAAATGCCATGAGACGATTAGAACGTTTGCGCGAAGATGCTGTCCTGGGCGGGGTTGCCGCCGGACTGGCTGACTATTTTAAGGTCGATAAAGTCCTCTTTCGGGTTTTATTTATTGTGGGCATTTTTCTGCCGAGTTTCCCTTCTTTGCTGGTATACATTATCTTGTGGATCGCCTTGCCCGAGCGGAAATTCGGCTATGCGACTGCATCTGAGTCCGATCAATCCAATGTTTTCTCTAATCCTGAAACAGTTATGAGTCGTAACAATGAACAAAGTGGTAGTCTGGTAGGTGGAGCCATCCTAATCGTGATCGGTTTGGTTTTCTTCCTGCGGGAGTGGTTTGATATTGACATTGACTGGGGAAAGCTTTGGCCGCTGTTCCTGATTGGGCTGGGTATCTGGTTGCTGGTGAAAGACCGAAACAAGCCGCATGATCCCTGGAACGATGGCACCAATCCCGGCTCGTCCTACGGGGGAACCTATCCGCCGAACAATCCGCAGCAACCGCTTTAATTTAGCTAGTCATGCAAACAAGAGGTATTTTTCCGGCTGTTCTACTTATTACCGTTGGGGTTATTTTTCTGGGTGAGAATTACGGCTGGTTTCATCTGGACTGGAGTATATTCTCCCGATTCTGGCCCTTATTGCTGGTTCTGGCGGGTGTCAATATTATTCTGCGACGGCGGCAAAGTTCTGCCGCCGTTGTGACAACCATTCTGCTCGCTATTGCCGTGCCCCTGGCCATTGTGAGTGCTATGCGTTCTAACAACGGCGATTTTCAGGTTGGTATCCATGATAACGATCGCTGGAATGACAGTGAGGAAGAAGACGAAGAAGAGGCTGAAGAGAGCAAGGTACAGATCAACCACTTTGCCGAGCCGATGGATTCAACAATCAGGCAGGCTACCTTAAAATTTGAAGGGGGCGCGGGCTTTTTCACGATTGGGACCGCCTCGGATAGCCTCGTTGAAGCGAACTCGCAGGTGACAGTCACCAACTACAGCATGAGCGTCGAAAAAAATGACAATAATGCCGCGGTGGTTAGCATGCGCCTGAACGACGACCAGGTTAATCTGAAAAGAGGAAAGCTTAAAAATCGGGTTGACCTGAAGTTAAATGACAAGCCTTTCTGGGATTTCGACCTGGACTTTGGCGCCGGACAGGCCGATCTGGATTTGAGTTCCTACGCCGTTCGTTCGTTGGATCTGGAAACAGGAGCCGCCAAAATTGACCTGAAGCTAGGCGATAAGGCCGCCGAATCAGACATAAAAATCTCGTCCGGAGTAGCTGCTTTGACGATTCGGGTGCCAAGAACGGTTGGTTGTCAGATTGAGGCCGATGGCGCTTTGAATGTAAAGAATTTCGAAGGGTTCAATGAAGTAAGCGACGGAATCTACCAGAGTTCTGGGTATACGCAAAGTACCAAGAAAATTACCATTCGTTATGAGAGTGGTATCTCGAAAATCAGAGTAGAGCGTTACTAAAAAAGAGGGGAGCCGTTTAGCTCCCCTCTGCCATTTAAAGACCTGCGCTTCGTTTAACCAGGACGTAGTAATTGGCGTCAACGGTCAACGCCGTGGCCTTGGCCGCTTTAAGCGTTTGCCACTGGGTAGTTGGCTTCAGGTTCTGCGAAGGACCCGCTTCGTTCAGACAAACCCGTACCGGCATGTCAAAACCGGCAACGCAGTTGGTCCAGCGGTATTTAATCTGGCCATTGGTCACTTGGTATTCCAGCGTAGGAACCCGCGTATCGCGCAAATATTGATCGAATACTTTTTGCAGTTTGATGCCGGTTTGCTGGATCATGAAATCTTCGATCTGCTTACCGTCAACGGTTTGGTGGTAGAATTGCTTGTTCATTCCCCGCAAAACCTGCCGCCACCGCTCATCGTTACTCACCAGCTGCCGGATCGTATGCAGCATGTTTCCCCCTTTGTAGTACATATCGCCCGAGCCGGATTTATTGACGCCGTAGGTTCCAATTATCGGCTGGTCGTTGCGGATGTTATGGCGGGTACCAATCACATACATGGCACCGGCGGCTTTGCCGTAATAATGCTCCGTAAATAGGTTTTCGGAATAGTTGGTAAAGCTTTCGTGAACCCACATATCGGCCACATCCTTATAGGTGATGTTGTTGGCAAACCACTCGTGACCCGATTCGTGGATGATGATGAAATCCCAGAGCATTCCGTAGCCCGTGCCGGACAGGTCGCGGCCCAGATAACCGTTCCGAAACTTGTTGCCGTAGGTCACGGAGCTTTGGTGTTCCATGCCCAGGTAGGGCGTTTCGACCAGCTTAAAACCGTCTTCGTAAAAAGGGTAGGGGCCAAACCAGTGCTCGAACGCCCGTAGCATTTTCTTCGCCTGCTGGAACTGCTTGCGGGCCATCGCTTCGTGTTCGGGCAGAGCGTAAAAACTAAGGTCCAGTTGGCCTTTTTCGCCCTGTAACGTGTCAGACCAGTTGATGTACCGGCCAATATTCAGGTTAACGCCGTAGTTGTTAATTGGGTTACTCACAAACCAGTCGAACGTATGCGTTCCGTCATTATTCTCGACAACGCGTCGCAAACGGCCGTTCGACACGTCTTTCAGGTCTTTGGGAACGGTCACGCTGATCAACATGCTATCGGGTTCGTCGTACATGTGGTCTTTGCAGGGCCACCAGGCGCTGGCTCCCAAACCCTGGCAGGACGTAGCAATAAACCAATGCCCCGTTGAATCGCGCGACCAGGTGACACCGCCGTCCCAGGGCGGGCGCTTCGCTACGCGCGGCTTACCGGAATAATGAACCACAACCGACTCTTTTTTACCGGGTTGCTGGCCTTTTTTTAGCGTGACAAAATAGGCGTCGCCGTCCTGTCGAAAAGGAAGCTCTTGACCATCCTGCTCAACTTTGAGCATGCGCAAAGGACGCTGTAAATCGACCTGGAGTTCCTGCGCTGCTTTCAGCACGTTGTAGTGAATGGTGGTGCTGCCACTCAGGGTGCTGTCGGTTGGGTTCACACGCACCTGGAGGTGATAAAAAGTTAAGTCCCACCAGGCCCGCTGGGGCGTAATGGACCCGCGCAAGGTATCGTCGTGCGTAAAAATATAGCGCTGAGCCGAAGCCGTCAGGGAAACCAACAGCGCCGTTATTACCAGAAAAAACTTCTGCATGGTAATTAAAATTAATTCCCGCCCCTTTATAAGAGGCGGGAAAGGGTGAAATTAACGGGCGCCTGGGGGGCAATGTTCTTTTAAATAGCGCGTGAAGAGTGTCCGCAAATGTTGGTTGGTTCCGGCGCCTTCCGAAATGCCGTGGGTTCGGTTGGGATACGGCATGACCTGAAACTGTTTGTTGTGTTTAATCAGCTCATTAATCAGAACTTCGGCGTTGGAATAGTGCACGTTATCGTCGCCGGTACCGTGAATGTAAAGCAGATTTCCCCGCAGGTTTTTCGCGTACGTTACGGGCGATCCGGCCACGAAATCCTCGCGGTTTTCCTGCGGCAGACCCATGTAGCGTTCCTGGTAGATGTTGTCGTAGAATAACTGATTACCCACGGCGGCTACCGAAATACCCGTTTTGTAAATATCTGGATACTGGAACAACAGGTGCAGTGTCGTCGAACCGCCACCACTCCAGCCCCAAACGGCTACGCGGCTGGTGTCGAGGTACGACCGCTGCTGGAACAATTTCTTGGCACCCATCGCCTGATCGCGAATATTCAGGCGACCAATCTGGCGGTAAATGGCTTTCCGCCAGGCGGCTCCTTTGAGGTTGGGCGTTCCCCGGTTGTCCAGGGCAATGTAGCAATAGCCTTCTTTGGCCATGTCGCCGTCAAATAAACGATTGCTGCCTGCGCCAAAAACATCGTTGGTTGTGGTTGTGGCCGGTTCGCCGTACACGTAAAAAACAACCGGGTATTTTTTCGTGCTGTCAAAGGGCACGGGCTTGGCCATCCAACCGTTTAGCGTTACGCCATCGTCGGTAGTGACCGTGAAAAGCTCCAGATTCTGGGCTGGACTTGGTTTGCTGGTGGCCGCAATGCTCTCGGCTTCTTTCAAAGGCTTATGGCTCGGCAAGCTAATCCATTCCTGCGCCGGGAAAGTTTTGTAGTTTGAAAAGCTGTGCGTGGCCCATTTCGCATTGGGAGAAATATTGTACGAGTGCGTTCCGGCTAGACTCGCGGGCGAAAGCTGTTCCAGTTTGCCTTTGCCATCCATTTTGACGCGGTACAGATACCGCTGAATCGGGTTGTTCGGTGACGCAATGAAGTAAACGTAATTCGTCGCTTCGTCGATTCGGCTGATGGAAGCGATGTCGTATTTGCCCGTCGTGAGCAGAGTTTCTTTCTTGCCGTCGCGGGTCAGTTTGTAGATGTGCCGCCAGCCGTCTTTCTCCGATACCCAGACAAAACTTTTACCGCCTTCGAGCCAGTGCCAGCCAACGGGTTCGTCTTTGGCGTCAATCCAAGCGGTAGACGTTTCCTTGTAGATGGGTTGCGCGGTTCCGTTGCCGCTTTGGCAGATATAAAGCTGGCTTTCGTTTTGTTTCCGATTGAGTTGCTGCACGATAAGCTCCTGTGTTGCCGGAATCCATTCCATGCGGGCCAGGTAATTTTGCTGCGGATCGCCGGGAACAGCGAGCCAGGTGGTTGGGCCACCAGAGGCGCTCACCACGCCGACGCGGGTGGGCGAAGGTGCCTCACCAACTTTAGGGTATTCAACCGGTACGACAAACGAGTAGAGCGAATCGGTGGTATTAAGCATCAAATAATCCCGGATTCCACTGGCATCGACCTGCCAGTAAGCAATTTTCTGACCATCCGGGCTCCAGCGGAAGCCGTCGCGGCAATCCAGTTCTTCTTCGTACACCCAGTCGAACGTACCGTTGATCCGCTTGCGCGTGCCGTCGGTGGTCAGGGCGGTGGTCTGTCCGTTAGCGATGTTTTCAACGTAGATGTTGCGCTCGCTGACGTAGGCAACGCGCGTGCCGTCGGGGGAGATTTTGGCAAACATCAGCGACTGGCTAGGCTTGTCTTTGCCAATCTGACGCAGTTGTTTGGTGTTGCGATTAAGAATCCAATAGTCGCCCCGGGTATTCTGCCGCCAGACGCGGGCCGTATTGGTAAAAATGAGCATTTTCGAGTCGTCGTCGCTAAACGCGTAACTCGCAATGGGGAGACTCTTTCCGCCAACCTGCAATTGTTCGCCCGCTACCAGCACCGTTTCCTGATTCGTGGCAACATCCGTTTTTACCAGCGAACCATTCTTGATTGTTGTATACGAATTTCCGTCTTTGGTCCAGGTAATGGGCCGATTCCCGCGCTGAGCGGCCAATTTTGACGAAAGAATACACGTAAGTAAAAAAACAAAACCCAGCCTTCTCAATGAAAGGTGGTTGAGAGGAAGACTAAAATAACTCATATCCGCAAAATGCGATTTAAATAAAGGTGTTTTTGGTACAACAATATACCGCAGAATCGTGAAGTAGTAAAATAGAAGGTAAAATAATACCGATTCTGGTTAAATTATAAGAAACGGGTTATTTCTTAAACACCAAGGCTTTTACGGGTTGAATGCGCGTAATCACGATTGTTGGGAGCCAAAGAATGAGCCCAATGAGGGCCAGCGAGGCGACATTAGCCAGCACAATCACCGGAATACTCCACTCAATCGGAACGTAATTCATGTAGTAATTTTTTGGGTCCAGCGGAATAACGCGGAATTTATCCTGAATCAGACAAAGCCCAATCCCAACGGCATTTCCGATGAGTAACCCCTTGATTACCATATTCAAACCCACATAAAAAAAGACGCCCCGAATAAGGGCATTGGAGCTTCCCAGCGCTTTGAATAGGCCAATCATGGGCGTGCGCTCCATCATCAACACAAACAAAATCGACACCATATTGAAACCAGCCACGAATAAAATGAGCGTCAGAAAAACCGCCGTATTGTTGTCAAGGAGCATGAGCCACTCGAACAAAGGACGGTAATTATCGGTCACGCGGACGGGGCGCATATCGGGGGAGGCTGCTTCACGAACGCGCTTGTAAACCGCGTCCAACTGCTGGAAATTATTGACGAAAATCTCGTAACTACCCACCGAATCGGCACCCCAGTTGTTCAGCCGCTGAATCATCCGAATGTCGCCAATGACCATCGTTTTGTCAAATTCGGGCAGCCCCGTTTCGTAGATGCCCGTTACCTGCAACTTCCGGGCGCGGGGCGGATTATCGATAAAATACATCAGCACGTCGCCGCCCACCGCCAGTTGCAGTTGCGTCGCCATTTGTCGGCTAATCAAAATCTGGGTAGAATAGCCGCTATCAGGTTGCACTTCCGGCACCTTGCCTTCCACCAATGTTTCTTTAAACTGCTGCCAGTCGTAGTCTTTACCGACGCCTTTCAGGACAGCCCCGGAGAGCTCGTCCGTGGTTTGCAAGATTCCCGCCTTCATTGCTACGGCCTGGATATGGCGCAGCCCTTTGATCTGTTTTGCTTCGTCGTATAGCTTCGTATGTGCTGGTAGCGGTGTTTCTTCGTAGGAGTTGTTCAAAGAAAATTTGGAAACCTGAATATGAGAGCCAAACAGAAAAATCTTTTGCTGAATGGTGCTCTTGAAGCCAAATAAAACCGAAAAAGCAACGATAATAACGGATAGGCCAATGGCAATGCTGGCGATACCAACCTTAGTAACCGTAGCCGAAAACGTGGCAATGGGAGCGTGGCGAATCCGGCGGGCAATGAATAACGAAGTGTTCAAAACGTTTTTTCGGTAAGCAGTTTTTTAAGCAGGCAGTTGACAGTGAGTGGCAAGCGTTAAAGGCTGGCGGAAATGATGCGTTTTAAAAGGGCAGTCCACAACCAACGAAAAACTGACCACTGAAAACCTGTCTACGACCAACTATGGGTATATTGCGACTTAAAAGTAACATTTTACGGCATAATCGATCAATAAATCCAATGAGATACGCTTGCAAACTACTTCTTTTGGGCGCGTTTATGGTAGCAATAGGCTGTAACGCACAACAAAAAAAAGTATCCGGTAAATCGGAAACAAAAACGATTCAGACCGGGGCGGAACAACTACCCCAATACCTGCCAGTCCTGCAAGGAAAACGCGTTGGAATGGTGGTCAATCACACCTCTATCATTGGTAAAACGCATTTAGTAGACAGTCTGTTATCCCTGGGCATCACGATCAAAACAATTTTTGCGCCTGAACACGGCTTTCGGGGCCAGGCAACGGACGGGGAGAAAATAAAAGACAGCCGCGATCCCCGCACGGGCATTCAGA of Tellurirhabdus bombi contains these proteins:
- a CDS encoding ABC transporter permease: MNTSLFIARRIRHAPIATFSATVTKVGIASIAIGLSVIIVAFSVLFGFKSTIQQKIFLFGSHIQVSKFSLNNSYEETPLPAHTKLYDEAKQIKGLRHIQAVAMKAGILQTTDELSGAVLKGVGKDYDWQQFKETLVEGKVPEVQPDSGYSTQILISRQMATQLQLAVGGDVLMYFIDNPPRARKLQVTGIYETGLPEFDKTMVIGDIRMIQRLNNWGADSVGSYEIFVNNFQQLDAVYKRVREAASPDMRPVRVTDNYRPLFEWLMLLDNNTAVFLTLILFVAGFNMVSILFVLMMERTPMIGLFKALGSSNALIRGVFFYVGLNMVIKGLLIGNAVGIGLCLIQDKFRVIPLDPKNYYMNYVPIEWSIPVIVLANVASLALIGLILWLPTIVITRIQPVKALVFKK
- a CDS encoding LiaF transmembrane domain-containing protein, with the translated sequence MQTRGIFPAVLLITVGVIFLGENYGWFHLDWSIFSRFWPLLLVLAGVNIILRRRQSSAAVVTTILLAIAVPLAIVSAMRSNNGDFQVGIHDNDRWNDSEEEDEEEAEESKVQINHFAEPMDSTIRQATLKFEGGAGFFTIGTASDSLVEANSQVTVTNYSMSVEKNDNNAAVVSMRLNDDQVNLKRGKLKNRVDLKLNDKPFWDFDLDFGAGQADLDLSSYAVRSLDLETGAAKIDLKLGDKAAESDIKISSGVAALTIRVPRTVGCQIEADGALNVKNFEGFNEVSDGIYQSSGYTQSTKKITIRYESGISKIRVERY
- a CDS encoding S9 family peptidase; the encoded protein is MSYFSLPLNHLSLRRLGFVFLLTCILSSKLAAQRGNRPITWTKDGNSYTTIKNGSLVKTDVATNQETVLVAGEQLQVGGKSLPIASYAFSDDDSKMLIFTNTARVWRQNTRGDYWILNRNTKQLRQIGKDKPSQSLMFAKISPDGTRVAYVSERNIYVENIANGQTTALTTDGTRKRINGTFDWVYEEELDCRDGFRWSPDGQKIAYWQVDASGIRDYLMLNTTDSLYSFVVPVEYPKVGEAPSPTRVGVVSASGGPTTWLAVPGDPQQNYLARMEWIPATQELIVQQLNRKQNESQLYICQSGNGTAQPIYKETSTAWIDAKDEPVGWHWLEGGKSFVWVSEKDGWRHIYKLTRDGKKETLLTTGKYDIASISRIDEATNYVYFIASPNNPIQRYLYRVKMDGKGKLEQLSPASLAGTHSYNISPNAKWATHSFSNYKTFPAQEWISLPSHKPLKEAESIAATSKPSPAQNLELFTVTTDDGVTLNGWMAKPVPFDSTKKYPVVFYVYGEPATTTTNDVFGAGSNRLFDGDMAKEGYCYIALDNRGTPNLKGAAWRKAIYRQIGRLNIRDQAMGAKKLFQQRSYLDTSRVAVWGWSGGGSTTLHLLFQYPDIYKTGISVAAVGNQLFYDNIYQERYMGLPQENREDFVAGSPVTYAKNLRGNLLYIHGTGDDNVHYSNAEVLINELIKHNKQFQVMPYPNRTHGISEGAGTNQHLRTLFTRYLKEHCPPGAR
- a CDS encoding M1 family metallopeptidase — translated: MQKFFLVITALLVSLTASAQRYIFTHDDTLRGSITPQRAWWDLTFYHLQVRVNPTDSTLSGSTTIHYNVLKAAQELQVDLQRPLRMLKVEQDGQELPFRQDGDAYFVTLKKGQQPGKKESVVVHYSGKPRVAKRPPWDGGVTWSRDSTGHWFIATSCQGLGASAWWPCKDHMYDEPDSMLISVTVPKDLKDVSNGRLRRVVENNDGTHTFDWFVSNPINNYGVNLNIGRYINWSDTLQGEKGQLDLSFYALPEHEAMARKQFQQAKKMLRAFEHWFGPYPFYEDGFKLVETPYLGMEHQSSVTYGNKFRNGYLGRDLSGTGYGMLWDFIIIHESGHEWFANNITYKDVADMWVHESFTNYSENLFTEHYYGKAAGAMYVIGTRHNIRNDQPIIGTYGVNKSGSGDMYYKGGNMLHTIRQLVSNDERWRQVLRGMNKQFYHQTVDGKQIEDFMIQQTGIKLQKVFDQYLRDTRVPTLEYQVTNGQIKYRWTNCVAGFDMPVRVCLNEAGPSQNLKPTTQWQTLKAAKATALTVDANYYVLVKRSAGL
- a CDS encoding dihydrofolate reductase family protein produces the protein MRKLKLQVQMTLDGYIGGPNGEMDWAVWDWDDRLKQYVGDLTEPVDCIVLGRKLAEGFIPYWGSVAANPENPEYSAGQKFTNTHKVVFTKTLDKSDWANTVLAKGDLADEINKLKNQDGKDIIVYGGATFVSALIQHGLIDEFHLLINPTAIGNGMAIFNQLDHQQGLTLIKSIAFDCGIVVLHYEPKRA
- a CDS encoding TIM barrel protein; the protein is MKPNQSRRHFLGASAALVAGAVLGPNKLWGAPALIRNLNKPNSLINGVQIGVITYSYRDMPDQSAEATLKYVLDSGISAIELMGTPVESFAGAPKNTVDMRSMYPLMRKRRENQTLTEDEQKTLAEAETKLKAYRTEMANWRQKVPMAKFEQVRKMYNQAGVSIYGFKPDAFGMQNSDAEIDYGMRAAKTLGANQITLEHPVNEAHTLKLGQMAQKHGIRVGYHGHEQQTPTFWDAALAQSPGNALNFDLGHYIAAGQPDPLNLVQQKHDRIASMHIKDRQAPTHGKGNLPWGQGDTPLKEVLGLMREKRYQFPATIELEYQVPQGSTSVAEVSKCFEFCRKILS
- a CDS encoding PspC domain-containing protein; the encoded protein is MRRLERLREDAVLGGVAAGLADYFKVDKVLFRVLFIVGIFLPSFPSLLVYIILWIALPERKFGYATASESDQSNVFSNPETVMSRNNEQSGSLVGGAILIVIGLVFFLREWFDIDIDWGKLWPLFLIGLGIWLLVKDRNKPHDPWNDGTNPGSSYGGTYPPNNPQQPL
- a CDS encoding beta/alpha barrel domain-containing protein; the protein is MALKTTVKISNVTNLSDARYCAGMGVDLLGFSMDEDSEQYIEPKKFEEIRSWVAGVQIIGETAVTDPETLDALLETYQPDGVQVEEASLVPYVASFNLPVILKLDLALLTLDQMEALLTANYAGLTYILLESKAAFNLDEELKTALQRLADRYSLLLGTGVTAENIHDLLTDMPIKGIALTGGQEDRPGYREFGELMDILEILEED